From a region of the Candidatus Acidiferrales bacterium genome:
- the smc gene encoding chromosome segregation protein SMC, whose translation MLKLRKVEILGFKSFCDKTQIVFSGSGVTCIVGPNGCGKSNVVDAVSWVLGEQSHKMLRAERMSDCIFNGTAKRPPLGVAEVSLTLVDPELTDAVSKVLGDGAENSAEAPVEEVAAQIEPGPAESSETAVAAEAASDEGKPVKTFKKRGSEKPAIHMKPGEVVVGRRLYRSGQSEYLLNGRVARLRDVQELFMGMGLGPDSYAIIEQGRIGQILNSRPMDRRALIEEAAGITVYKTKRRLAEAKLEASKVNLARVNDILVEVEKQLASLKRQASRARRYTELREEMRGLMCVVLASKARRLESEAERLEAALAEIISAESRGISEIRELEAEQERLNARNYELEGELRQLQNLLNQSALELDRAENRVAFNREQAAQIYARMGTLAAEIAQSEAQAAQVEARLAGHRESVAALREESLRIETHLQEFVRQIESDCAEQVALEQKIASLRDAASRSGEDSVRAQVESLQAEDLLTRISLEQSQRQETCAQIEAQRVAQIEKNQEAHARHQQAEQIARQLEQQVRAGQEASVALRHSHQEASQRNEKLREELSAARARRSSLEQILNDRAYTAEAVQKLFSANGGSESRGFRAVGVLADYAEVQEQYEGAVEQFLRDELEYVVVETFDHARAGVNLLRDEMGGRATFFVDSLRHLKYEPKSDPAMLSSAGIVSRLDKLVDFRDPLGPAAKQFLSKLQDAYLVETAAEAEQLAHADPQKHFVTLDGTCYHGRMVTGGRPGEAGPLALKRELRMHEAEAVRLERLTAETHAELTRLEEEQRRVEADLAQNLVKHVEAERARVSAFHQLEQAHEELSRFEQQLAEVEREVARLAGEAEEARARANDTRRLSEQALMSRAGAEQQASEATERLAAIREQVQMQQGILATRREELAAMSERLANAETLEARLAEEFNQARERMGALQEQHGALTREKSEREAGSAQLEQQIEHHRNEKNRLQQRQMELESQWNALRDRAANLDDGLRTKRQLFEEVRANRNQSEIEKARNDSDREYLRQTCMAEANAQPEELVAQQEHWIEGEELAAAEASYAEKKERLESMGPVNMMALEEYQECDQRNTFLTRERDDLVESIQNTQQAITELDTVSRQKFEEAFTVINRNFSEAFRVLFGGGSGEMRLTEPDSSGDCGIDIVAQPPGKRLQNIMLLSGGEKAMTALALLIAVFRFQPSPFCILDEVDAPLDEANVGRFNRMLLDMGEQTQFIIVTHNRKTMEMGSVLYGVTMQEPGVSKLVSVRWDEPVERARSTAA comes from the coding sequence GTGCTCAAACTGCGTAAAGTCGAAATACTGGGCTTCAAATCCTTCTGCGATAAGACGCAGATCGTCTTCAGCGGCAGCGGCGTCACGTGCATTGTCGGGCCGAACGGCTGCGGCAAATCCAACGTCGTGGATGCCGTTTCCTGGGTGCTCGGTGAGCAGAGCCACAAGATGCTTCGCGCCGAGCGCATGTCGGATTGCATCTTCAATGGCACAGCCAAGCGCCCGCCGCTCGGCGTCGCCGAAGTTTCCCTGACGCTCGTTGATCCCGAGCTCACCGATGCGGTTTCGAAAGTATTGGGCGACGGCGCGGAAAATTCTGCCGAAGCACCGGTCGAAGAAGTGGCCGCGCAGATAGAACCTGGTCCTGCTGAATCTTCCGAGACAGCGGTCGCCGCTGAGGCAGCGTCCGACGAAGGCAAGCCAGTCAAGACATTTAAAAAGCGCGGCTCCGAAAAACCAGCAATCCACATGAAGCCAGGAGAAGTTGTCGTCGGCCGCCGCCTCTACCGCTCGGGCCAGAGCGAATACCTGCTCAACGGCCGTGTCGCCCGTCTTCGCGACGTGCAGGAACTTTTCATGGGCATGGGCCTGGGGCCAGACTCATACGCCATCATCGAGCAAGGCCGCATCGGCCAGATTCTCAACTCGCGCCCCATGGATCGTCGCGCACTCATCGAAGAGGCCGCAGGAATCACGGTTTACAAAACGAAGCGGCGGCTCGCCGAAGCCAAGCTGGAAGCGTCGAAGGTAAATCTCGCGCGAGTCAACGACATCCTCGTCGAAGTCGAAAAACAGCTCGCCTCGCTCAAACGCCAGGCGTCCAGGGCGCGGCGATATACAGAATTGCGCGAAGAGATGCGCGGCTTGATGTGCGTTGTGCTCGCCAGCAAAGCGCGCCGCCTCGAATCCGAAGCCGAAAGGCTCGAAGCGGCCCTCGCTGAAATCATTTCTGCGGAAAGCCGCGGCATTTCGGAGATCCGCGAACTCGAGGCGGAACAAGAGCGCCTCAACGCGCGCAACTATGAACTCGAAGGCGAGCTGCGCCAGCTTCAAAATCTCTTGAATCAGTCCGCGCTGGAGCTCGACCGCGCGGAAAACCGCGTGGCATTCAATCGCGAGCAGGCCGCGCAGATCTACGCGCGTATGGGGACTCTCGCGGCGGAAATTGCGCAATCGGAAGCGCAGGCCGCGCAAGTGGAAGCGCGTCTCGCAGGCCATCGCGAAAGCGTGGCAGCGCTGCGCGAGGAATCCCTGCGCATCGAGACGCACTTGCAGGAATTCGTAAGGCAGATCGAGTCCGATTGTGCTGAGCAAGTCGCGCTCGAGCAAAAGATCGCGAGCCTTCGCGACGCAGCTTCGCGCAGCGGCGAGGATTCCGTCCGCGCGCAAGTGGAATCTCTGCAAGCCGAAGATTTGCTGACGCGCATTTCCCTGGAACAAAGCCAGCGCCAGGAAACTTGCGCGCAGATCGAGGCACAGCGCGTGGCGCAGATTGAAAAAAACCAGGAAGCGCACGCCCGGCACCAGCAAGCGGAACAGATCGCTCGTCAGCTTGAGCAACAGGTTCGCGCCGGGCAGGAGGCGTCAGTCGCGCTCCGTCATTCGCACCAGGAAGCGTCGCAGCGCAACGAAAAGTTGCGCGAGGAACTGAGTGCCGCGCGTGCTCGCCGCAGCTCCCTCGAACAAATTTTGAATGACCGCGCATACACGGCCGAGGCAGTCCAGAAACTATTTTCAGCCAATGGCGGGAGCGAATCGCGCGGCTTCCGCGCTGTCGGCGTGCTCGCCGATTACGCCGAAGTCCAGGAGCAATACGAGGGAGCCGTCGAGCAATTTCTGCGCGATGAGCTGGAATATGTCGTCGTCGAGACATTTGATCATGCTCGCGCAGGCGTCAATTTGCTGCGCGATGAAATGGGCGGCCGCGCCACCTTCTTTGTCGATTCTCTGCGCCATTTGAAATACGAGCCCAAATCAGATCCGGCCATGCTTTCCTCCGCCGGAATTGTTTCTCGGCTCGATAAACTTGTTGATTTTCGCGATCCTCTCGGCCCGGCGGCGAAGCAGTTCCTCTCCAAGCTGCAGGACGCCTATCTGGTGGAGACCGCTGCGGAAGCCGAGCAGCTCGCGCACGCAGATCCCCAAAAACATTTCGTCACGCTCGATGGCACCTGCTACCACGGCCGCATGGTCACCGGCGGACGCCCCGGCGAAGCTGGTCCGCTCGCCTTGAAGCGCGAATTGCGCATGCACGAAGCCGAAGCCGTGCGCCTCGAACGCTTGACCGCGGAAACGCATGCGGAATTGACTCGTCTCGAAGAGGAACAGCGCCGCGTCGAAGCCGATCTCGCGCAAAATCTCGTCAAGCACGTGGAAGCCGAGCGCGCTCGCGTCAGCGCGTTTCATCAGTTGGAACAAGCCCACGAAGAGCTGTCGCGATTCGAGCAACAGCTTGCCGAAGTTGAGCGTGAAGTCGCCCGGCTTGCCGGCGAAGCCGAAGAGGCGCGCGCGCGCGCCAACGATACTCGGCGTTTGAGTGAGCAGGCTCTGATGTCGCGCGCCGGCGCCGAACAGCAAGCCTCAGAAGCCACCGAGCGTTTAGCTGCCATACGCGAACAAGTGCAGATGCAACAGGGAATCCTGGCCACTCGGCGCGAGGAGCTGGCGGCCATGTCCGAGCGGCTGGCAAACGCCGAAACCCTCGAAGCGCGCTTGGCGGAGGAGTTCAATCAGGCGCGTGAACGCATGGGCGCTCTTCAGGAGCAGCATGGCGCCCTGACGCGCGAAAAATCTGAACGCGAGGCCGGCAGCGCGCAGCTCGAACAGCAAATCGAACATCATCGCAATGAGAAAAATCGGCTGCAACAGCGCCAAATGGAACTCGAATCGCAATGGAACGCGCTGCGCGACCGCGCCGCGAATCTCGATGACGGCCTGCGCACAAAAAGGCAGCTTTTCGAGGAGGTGCGCGCCAATCGCAACCAGAGCGAGATCGAAAAGGCCCGCAACGATTCCGATCGCGAATATCTGCGCCAGACGTGCATGGCCGAGGCCAATGCCCAGCCCGAGGAGCTGGTCGCGCAACAGGAACACTGGATCGAGGGCGAAGAGCTCGCTGCTGCGGAAGCGAGCTACGCCGAAAAGAAAGAACGCCTCGAGTCCATGGGCCCGGTCAACATGATGGCCCTCGAGGAATATCAGGAATGCGACCAGCGCAACACCTTCCTCACGCGGGAGCGTGACGACCTCGTCGAATCAATACAAAATACGCAGCAGGCCATCACGGAGCTGGACACCGTTTCGCGCCAGAAATTCGAGGAAGCCTTCACGGTCATCAATCGGAATTTCTCCGAGGCATTTCGCGTTCTATTTGGCGGCGGCTCCGGAGAAATGCGTTTGACCGAGCCGGATAGCTCAGGCGATTGCGGCATCGACATCGTCGCTCAGCCGCCCGGCAAGCGTCTTCAGAATATTATGCTTCTTTCCGGCGGCGAAAAGGCTATGACGGCTCTCGCCCTGCTGATCGCCGTGTTCCGCTTCCAGCCGAGCCCGTTCTGCATACTCGACGAAGTTGACGCGCCGCTCGACGAAGCCAACGTTGGCCGCTTCAATCGCATGCTCCTCGATATGGGCGAGCAAACGCAATTCATCATTGTGACGCATAATCGCAAGACCATGGAGATGGGTTCCGTGCTCTATGGCGTCACGATGCAGGAACCCGGCGTCTCCAAGCTCGTCTCAGTTCGTTGGGACGAGCCCGTCGAGCGCGCGCGATCCACGGCTGCGTAG
- the dcd gene encoding dCTP deaminase, with product MSVKSDRWITKMAREHKMIEPFADRQVRDGVISYGVSSYGYDMRVADEFRIFTNVNSTIVDPKQFDARSFVEFKGPVCIVPPNSFALARSVEYFRIPRSVLTICVGKSTYARCGIIVNVTPFEPEWEGYVTLEISNTTPLPARIYANEGLCQVIFFESDEVCEISYKDKKGKYQSQQGIVLPRL from the coding sequence ATGAGCGTGAAGTCGGATCGCTGGATAACGAAGATGGCGCGCGAACATAAAATGATCGAGCCGTTTGCGGATCGCCAGGTGCGCGATGGCGTCATCAGTTATGGCGTGTCGTCTTATGGCTACGATATGCGCGTAGCCGATGAATTTCGCATTTTCACCAACGTCAATTCGACGATTGTCGATCCGAAGCAATTTGACGCGCGCTCGTTTGTGGAGTTCAAAGGGCCTGTGTGCATCGTTCCGCCGAATTCGTTTGCGCTGGCGCGCTCCGTGGAATATTTCCGCATTCCACGAAGCGTGCTGACGATCTGCGTGGGGAAATCGACATACGCGCGCTGCGGAATCATCGTCAACGTGACGCCATTCGAGCCGGAGTGGGAGGGCTACGTCACGCTGGAAATCAGCAATACAACGCCGCTGCCAGCGCGCATCTACGCCAACGAAGGGCTTTGCCAGGTGATTTTTTTCGAATCCGACGAAGTTTGCGAAATCTCCTACAAAGACAAAAAGGGCAAGTATCAGTCGCAGCAGGGAATCGTCCTGCCGCGACTGTAG
- a CDS encoding SDR family NAD(P)-dependent oxidoreductase, with translation MPNESTLAGQHALITGASRGIGLAIAQRLGRMAARITICGRNERSLADARSQLQKEGIDAFAFAANVADSHQVSSLVEAASAKFGAIEILVNNAGVGRFGPIQQFTEADWDTVLDTNLKGVFLVSRAVMPGMISRGRGHIVNISSLAGKNSFAGGSIYCASKWGLLGLTYSMAEDLRAHGIRVAAVCPGSVATEFSPHAGKDPRKMLQAEDVAHAVAMILTEAPQSFISEVLLRPTQKP, from the coding sequence ATGCCCAATGAATCAACCCTCGCCGGTCAGCACGCTCTCATCACCGGCGCCAGTCGTGGTATCGGGCTTGCTATTGCTCAACGCCTCGGACGCATGGCCGCGCGCATCACCATTTGCGGCCGTAACGAGAGATCTCTCGCCGACGCTCGCTCGCAACTCCAAAAAGAAGGCATCGACGCATTCGCTTTCGCCGCCAACGTCGCCGATAGCCACCAAGTTTCTAGCCTCGTCGAAGCCGCCAGCGCAAAATTCGGCGCCATCGAAATTCTCGTCAACAACGCCGGCGTCGGCCGTTTCGGTCCCATTCAGCAGTTCACCGAAGCGGACTGGGATACCGTGTTAGACACCAACCTTAAAGGAGTGTTCCTGGTCAGCCGCGCAGTCATGCCCGGGATGATTTCGCGCGGCCGCGGCCACATCGTCAACATCAGCTCGCTCGCCGGCAAAAACTCCTTCGCTGGCGGCAGCATTTACTGCGCATCGAAATGGGGTCTGCTTGGCCTGACCTATTCCATGGCCGAAGACTTGCGCGCTCACGGCATTCGCGTCGCCGCCGTCTGCCCCGGCTCTGTCGCGACGGAATTCTCGCCCCACGCCGGCAAAGACCCGCGCAAAATGCTTCAGGCCGAAGACGTCGCCCACGCCGTCGCCATGATCCTCACCGAAGCGCCGCAATCCTTCATCAGCGAAGTCCTCCTCCGCCCCACCCAAAAGCCATAG
- a CDS encoding phosphoribosylaminoimidazolesuccinocarboxamide synthase, with protein MATPANHPISQTDFPGLKLIARGKVRDIYDLGEHLLIVATDRLSAFDVILPTPIPDKGRVLTQLSLFWFDKLASICPHHVINATDFSGSLANYRSELQGRSMIVRRTNPLPIECVARGYISGSGWKDYRATGKICGIPLPAGLKESDRLPEPIFTPATKETTGHDENISFEETASRIGQELAARLRDITLEVYKRASEYAAERGIIIADTKLEFGMDGSELIWIDEALTPDSSRFWPADSYAPGKAQPSFDKQFVRDYLERIGWAKQPPAPALPPDVVNGTRAKYREAYERLTGHPLP; from the coding sequence TTGGCGACTCCAGCAAATCATCCAATTTCACAGACAGATTTTCCGGGCCTGAAGCTCATCGCGCGGGGAAAAGTTCGCGACATCTACGATCTCGGCGAGCATCTGCTAATCGTCGCAACCGATCGTCTCTCAGCGTTCGACGTCATTCTCCCCACGCCGATTCCCGATAAAGGTCGCGTGCTGACGCAGCTTTCTCTCTTCTGGTTCGATAAGCTCGCAAGCATTTGTCCGCATCATGTAATTAACGCGACGGACTTTTCTGGTTCGCTGGCAAATTATCGCAGCGAGCTGCAGGGCCGTTCCATGATCGTCCGCCGCACGAACCCGCTTCCGATTGAGTGCGTCGCGCGCGGCTATATTTCCGGCTCGGGCTGGAAGGACTATCGCGCGACGGGAAAAATCTGCGGCATCCCGCTGCCTGCGGGATTGAAGGAATCTGATCGCCTTCCCGAACCGATCTTTACGCCAGCGACAAAAGAAACCACGGGCCACGATGAAAATATTTCTTTCGAGGAAACGGCATCTCGCATCGGACAGGAGCTTGCCGCGCGCCTCCGCGACATCACCCTTGAAGTCTATAAGCGTGCATCGGAATACGCTGCGGAACGCGGAATCATTATCGCGGATACAAAATTGGAATTCGGCATGGACGGCAGCGAGTTGATCTGGATCGATGAAGCGCTCACGCCGGATTCTTCGCGCTTCTGGCCCGCAGACTCGTATGCGCCTGGCAAAGCGCAGCCTTCGTTCGATAAGCAATTTGTCCGTGATTATCTCGAGCGCATTGGCTGGGCGAAGCAGCCGCCGGCGCCCGCGCTCCCGCCGGATGTCGTCAACGGAACGCGCGCCAAGTATCGCGAAGCCTACGAGCGATTGACGGGACATCCGCTTCCTTGA
- a CDS encoding HU family DNA-binding protein, translating to MIKLDIVNAVVQRTNIPRTKAEQAVETVFEALKNALGRGERIELRRFGVFNVKPRKTGIGRNPRTGQQVNIQPGKAVRFKPGKELQAL from the coding sequence ATGATCAAACTCGATATCGTCAATGCAGTCGTGCAGCGCACCAACATTCCTCGCACCAAGGCCGAACAGGCTGTCGAGACTGTTTTTGAAGCTTTGAAGAACGCTCTCGGACGCGGCGAGCGCATTGAACTTCGCCGTTTCGGTGTATTTAACGTCAAGCCGCGCAAGACGGGCATCGGACGCAATCCGCGCACGGGCCAGCAGGTAAACATTCAGCCGGGAAAAGCAGTTCGCTTCAAACCCGGAAAAGAGTTGCAGGCGCTCTAG
- a CDS encoding helix-turn-helix domain-containing protein, translating to MRDQLEALVGQMVERGILLEEAVAEFERRFIKRAIDQSGGNQTRAARVLGIHRNTLSRKIGEYKLESNGHRRAHR from the coding sequence TTGAGAGATCAATTGGAAGCCCTCGTAGGGCAGATGGTGGAGCGCGGGATTCTGCTTGAGGAAGCAGTCGCGGAATTCGAGCGGCGCTTCATCAAACGCGCCATCGATCAGTCCGGCGGCAATCAGACCCGTGCCGCGCGTGTACTGGGCATTCACCGCAATACGCTGAGCCGCAAGATCGGCGAATACAAACTGGAGAGCAACGGCCATCGCCGCGCCCATCGCTGA
- a CDS encoding Xaa-Pro peptidase family protein, whose translation MWSRRSFLRLTSAGVAAAAASKSLMGASTLAQERQPQEAMRGPLPPAIAALPSMTPRVRPITNEERMARVEKAKSLMTANEIDAIALCGGTSTLYFANAQIGGGERLWAVVIPARANPFIVCPAFEEGRAREILANSPFGSAADIRIWQEDENPFALLITSLKDHGISTGRLGIEEEVKYVFSNSLANAGAHAIETVSATPVTAGCRMIKSDHEVECIRLAAHATLSVYEAVYKSLKVGMTGADVQALIHAAYAQVGFVGEASMNIGEYTALPHGSRTPQTIREGTIIMLDDGCRVEGFTSDITRTFVLGKPTDKMAKVFDIVHAAQQAALKAARPGVVTGTVDAAARKVIVDAGYGPGFKYFTHRVGHGLGMDMHEWPYLVDNNMWGSPLHPVLQANMTTSDEPGIYIPGEFGIRLEDDMHVTEDGAELLTPASPSLEDPFGSSTSS comes from the coding sequence ATGTGGTCAAGGCGCTCATTTCTGCGATTGACGTCGGCAGGTGTTGCGGCAGCCGCCGCGAGCAAGTCCCTGATGGGTGCTTCGACTTTGGCGCAGGAACGGCAGCCTCAGGAAGCGATGCGCGGGCCGCTGCCGCCAGCGATTGCGGCGCTGCCGTCGATGACGCCGCGTGTGCGTCCGATCACGAACGAGGAGCGCATGGCGCGCGTCGAAAAGGCCAAGAGCCTGATGACGGCGAACGAGATTGACGCCATCGCGCTGTGCGGAGGCACGTCGACGCTCTATTTCGCCAATGCGCAGATCGGCGGAGGCGAGCGTCTGTGGGCGGTGGTGATTCCCGCCAGAGCGAATCCGTTCATCGTATGTCCGGCGTTCGAGGAGGGACGCGCGCGAGAGATTTTGGCCAATAGCCCTTTCGGATCAGCGGCTGACATCCGAATATGGCAGGAAGACGAGAATCCGTTCGCGCTGCTCATTACGAGCCTGAAAGATCACGGCATCAGCACTGGCCGGCTGGGAATTGAAGAGGAGGTCAAATACGTCTTCTCGAATAGTCTCGCCAACGCGGGCGCGCACGCAATCGAGACCGTCAGCGCAACGCCGGTCACGGCCGGGTGCCGCATGATCAAGAGCGACCACGAGGTCGAGTGCATCCGGCTGGCGGCGCACGCTACGCTCAGCGTTTATGAAGCGGTCTACAAGTCCCTGAAAGTGGGGATGACGGGAGCCGACGTGCAAGCTTTGATCCATGCCGCCTACGCCCAAGTGGGATTCGTGGGAGAAGCGAGCATGAATATCGGCGAATACACGGCTTTGCCTCACGGGTCGAGAACGCCGCAAACCATCCGCGAAGGCACAATCATCATGCTCGACGATGGCTGCAGGGTGGAAGGGTTTACGTCGGACATCACTCGGACATTTGTGCTGGGCAAACCGACTGACAAGATGGCGAAGGTTTTCGATATCGTCCACGCAGCGCAGCAGGCTGCTTTGAAAGCTGCGAGGCCCGGCGTAGTGACGGGGACTGTCGACGCGGCCGCGCGCAAAGTCATCGTTGACGCTGGTTACGGCCCTGGCTTCAAGTACTTCACTCATCGCGTCGGTCATGGCTTGGGCATGGACATGCATGAATGGCCGTACCTGGTCGACAACAACATGTGGGGTTCGCCTCTGCATCCGGTGCTGCAAGCGAACATGACGACCAGCGACGAGCCGGGTATCTACATCCCGGGCGAATTTGGAATTCGGCTCGAAGATGACATGCACGTCACCGAAGATGGAGCCGAGCTGTTGACTCCGGCGAGCCCGTCACTCGAAGATCCGTTCGGCTCGAGCACGTCGTCTTAA
- a CDS encoding ABC transporter permease, with protein sequence MVTSVHPSMRLLESIFDDIRYALRTMRSSAGLTAVAVLSLALGIGATTAIFSVMYALALRPLPIERADQLVEVVRGVAGNLHTYAEWKILRDRQNMFSSVLAYNYFDANFDITADKQSREVSGLYVSGDYFQTLGVPAVIGRALQPSDDRPGAPPVCVIGYGSWRQLYGQSRDVLGQTILVDGNEFRIVGVAPRSFFGVVIGEMSEIFMPLEAERTYRDYPLLYGKHTPSLDDSATLISIVGRLKPGESLSQADAGLQVLSSEIDKALPPKSDNASERTVMRTPLTVSSIRSEALAELWNETSTVLLLMIMAAVALIIACANLGNLLLARATKRQAEIATRLALGASRWRLVRQLLTESVALSLIGAAAGLLIERWASQTLLWALSWPDEKISLDLSWDTKLVFFVVGITLFCALLFGLAPAIRATRIPLYSAMNNGVATGKRTNRISNSLVIVVQVALSMALLVSAGLLARTLHAFLTADLGYDPKGVLVAHATLQETGENSQREAFVGQELLVQFRSVPGVVSASWSRTFSQMYPVRLAVHGSNGLERRLAPIPIFVSPDFFKTRRTPILTGREFNDGDRSASLPVAILSKTLSETFFGKVNPVGLRFRENDSNGKGQDYTVEVVGVAADIQYRRPDYGPLLILYRPVSQCADSCSGLGSYEIRVAGAFPQIEKRLESAAGTVDSGVAVKYGSLMEGMNNVLHRNRAMELIAMAFSLFVGLLAMIGVYGVTSYTTAERTREIGIRMALGAQPRDVFQMILRETVIVVFAGVALGVAAGFAAAQMIRSMLWGVSPSDPVSFAFATCVMMLVAVIAALLPAYRAAKSDPMIALRFE encoded by the coding sequence GTGGTAACATCCGTTCATCCGTCTATGCGACTGCTCGAGTCGATCTTCGATGACATTCGCTATGCCCTGCGCACGATGCGCAGCAGCGCGGGGCTGACTGCCGTTGCGGTTCTCTCGCTCGCGCTGGGAATCGGTGCGACGACAGCGATCTTCTCCGTCATGTACGCGCTGGCGCTCAGGCCCTTGCCAATAGAGCGAGCCGATCAGCTCGTCGAAGTTGTACGCGGGGTTGCAGGAAACTTGCACACATACGCAGAGTGGAAAATCCTTCGTGACCGTCAAAATATGTTTTCGAGCGTCCTTGCCTACAATTATTTTGACGCGAATTTCGACATCACTGCCGACAAGCAAAGCCGAGAAGTTTCCGGCTTGTACGTTTCCGGAGATTACTTCCAAACTCTCGGCGTTCCTGCGGTTATCGGCCGGGCTTTGCAGCCTTCCGATGACCGGCCCGGTGCGCCGCCCGTATGCGTGATCGGCTACGGATCATGGCGTCAGTTGTACGGCCAATCGCGAGACGTGCTTGGCCAAACGATCCTTGTGGATGGGAATGAATTCCGCATCGTTGGAGTGGCCCCGCGCTCTTTTTTCGGTGTGGTTATCGGAGAAATGTCTGAGATATTCATGCCGCTTGAGGCAGAGCGAACATACCGGGATTATCCGCTGCTCTACGGAAAACATACGCCGTCTCTGGACGATTCAGCCACACTAATATCCATCGTCGGCAGGCTGAAGCCAGGAGAAAGCCTGAGCCAGGCCGACGCCGGGCTGCAAGTCCTAAGTTCGGAAATAGACAAAGCTTTGCCGCCAAAATCGGATAACGCCAGCGAGCGAACAGTTATGCGCACGCCTCTCACAGTGAGTTCGATTCGGAGTGAGGCCCTCGCTGAATTATGGAACGAGACGAGTACGGTCCTGCTTCTGATGATTATGGCAGCTGTCGCTCTGATCATCGCCTGTGCGAACCTGGGCAACCTGCTTCTCGCGCGTGCTACGAAACGCCAAGCCGAGATCGCCACGCGGCTTGCGCTGGGCGCATCGCGCTGGCGCCTGGTGCGGCAACTGCTCACAGAAAGCGTTGCCTTGTCGCTGATCGGCGCGGCGGCGGGACTTCTGATCGAACGCTGGGCTAGCCAAACGCTGTTATGGGCGCTCTCCTGGCCCGACGAGAAAATCTCCCTCGATTTGTCTTGGGACACGAAGCTCGTTTTCTTTGTCGTAGGTATCACGTTGTTCTGCGCGCTCCTGTTTGGGCTGGCGCCGGCGATTCGCGCAACTCGCATTCCACTTTATTCCGCGATGAACAATGGCGTGGCGACGGGGAAACGTACCAACCGCATTTCCAATTCTCTCGTCATTGTCGTGCAAGTTGCGTTGTCTATGGCGCTGCTCGTCAGCGCAGGCTTGCTGGCGCGGACACTGCACGCGTTCCTCACAGCGGATCTGGGCTATGACCCTAAGGGCGTGCTGGTGGCCCATGCGACCTTGCAGGAGACCGGCGAAAACTCACAGCGCGAAGCATTCGTCGGCCAGGAACTACTGGTGCAATTTCGTTCCGTGCCCGGCGTCGTTTCCGCGTCGTGGTCTCGCACATTTTCTCAGATGTACCCGGTCCGGCTGGCCGTTCATGGGTCAAATGGATTGGAGCGGCGGCTTGCTCCTATTCCAATCTTTGTTTCCCCTGATTTCTTCAAAACCCGGCGCACTCCGATACTGACAGGCCGGGAATTTAATGACGGCGACAGAAGCGCTTCACTTCCGGTAGCGATTCTCAGCAAAACTTTGTCGGAAACATTTTTTGGGAAAGTGAATCCCGTCGGGCTTCGATTTCGCGAAAACGACAGCAACGGCAAGGGGCAGGACTACACCGTCGAGGTAGTCGGCGTCGCCGCAGATATTCAATATCGCCGGCCCGATTACGGGCCCCTTCTCATCTTGTATAGGCCAGTCTCGCAGTGCGCGGATTCATGCTCGGGACTGGGCAGCTATGAAATTCGAGTTGCCGGAGCATTTCCCCAGATCGAAAAACGTTTGGAGAGTGCAGCAGGGACTGTTGATTCGGGTGTCGCTGTCAAATATGGGTCGCTAATGGAAGGGATGAACAACGTCCTTCACCGAAATCGCGCCATGGAACTGATCGCGATGGCCTTCAGTTTGTTCGTTGGTCTGCTGGCGATGATCGGCGTTTACGGGGTGACGTCGTATACCACTGCGGAAAGGACTCGCGAAATCGGCATTCGAATGGCGTTGGGCGCACAGCCGCGCGATGTGTTTCAGATGATCTTGCGCGAGACGGTGATTGTAGTTTTCGCTGGAGTCGCGCTTGGTGTTGCGGCGGGATTTGCCGCGGCGCAGATGATTCGCTCGATGTTGTGGGGGGTGAGTCCAAGCGATCCCGTAAGTTTTGCATTTGCGACGTGCGTGATGATGCTTGTGGCTGTAATCGCAGCGCTTCTTCCGGCGTATCGCGCCGCGAAGTCCGACCCAATGATCGCCCTCCGATTTGAATAG